The DNA sequence GCGTCGTTTCACGGGTTTATCATCGTTTTTTCACCCGAGGACAGGCATAATAGCCCCTTTATTTTGGCCGTTATGTGATCGAGTATGGCACGCAAGCTACTACGGCGCTTTATCCCCAGCGCACACGCCATCAAGAGCAACCCCGCCCTGCATTTTCTCGGGGACCTGCTGCACGATCCCAACCTGTTTCACCTGAACCGCCACTCCGTTTCGGTCGCATTTTTTGTCGGTATTTTCGTCGCGTTCATTCCACTGCCAGGCCAGATGCCCATCGCGGCGCTGCTGGCGCTGCTGCTGCACTGCAACCTGCCTATCTCGGTGGCCCTGGTGTGGATCAGCAATCCCCTGACCATGCCCGCGATTTTCTTTTCAACCTACCAGTTGGGCCGCTGGCTGCTCGAGCTGCCTCCGGTTCAGGTCTCCCTCGAGCTGAGCTGGCACTGGCTGATGCATGAGTTCAGCCTGATCTGGAAACCGCTGTTGGTGGGCTCGTTGCTCTCGGGGTTGGTTTTCGGCGTAATGGGCTATGTGGTGATGCAACTGTTCTGGCGCTGGACTGTGGTCAAAAGCTGGCAGCGACGCAAATTGAGACGCCGCTCATCACCGCCGAAACCCGACCGCTGAGCCCACTTACTCGAAGCGCAACGCTTCGGCCGGTTGCACGCGTGTTGCCCGCCACGCAGGGTAAAGACTGGCCACCAGGCTGAGCACCAGAGCCGTCCCGGCCACCTGGGCCACATCGGGCCAGTGCAGATCCGAGGGAAGGTAACTGATGGGGTAGACGTCAGACTGCAAAAACTGAACGCCCAACAGCCCCTCAAGCCATTGAACCCAGTCCGTCACCCAATAAGACAGCGTCACGCCAAGTGCGGTACCGATACCGGTTCCGACGACGCCAATCATCCCCCCCTGAATCATGAAGATACCGAGAATTTCCGCGCTGGACGCCCCAAGCGTTCTCAGAATGGCGATATCCCCCTGCTTGTCCACGACCACCATGATGAGGGTCGAGACCAGATTGAAGGCGGCGATGGCGATAATCAGGAACAGGAGCAGACCCACCAGCTGTTTCGACATGTGAATCGCCTGGTAGAGGTTACCGTGAGTGCGGGTCCAATCCGAGCTGTAGT is a window from the Marinimicrobium koreense genome containing:
- a CDS encoding DUF2062 domain-containing protein produces the protein MARKLLRRFIPSAHAIKSNPALHFLGDLLHDPNLFHLNRHSVSVAFFVGIFVAFIPLPGQMPIAALLALLLHCNLPISVALVWISNPLTMPAIFFSTYQLGRWLLELPPVQVSLELSWHWLMHEFSLIWKPLLVGSLLSGLVFGVMGYVVMQLFWRWTVVKSWQRRKLRRRSSPPKPDR